One window from the genome of Acidobacteriota bacterium encodes:
- the mutS gene encoding DNA mismatch repair protein MutS → MTAMLYSTESFGRFPVTTSPSSLAATPAMRQYLDAKRQHRDAIVLFRMGDFYEMFFEDAITASRVLELTLTSRSKDTAGSAIPMCGMPYHAVDGYLSRLIRKGYRVAICEQVEDPKKAKGLVKREVTRVVSPGTFTDAGYLDAREPAFLAAVAQQGPDRYGVACLDVSTGEFSAAEWVGADAAQSVSAELAVLRPKELLAAEGADLDRLLSPLTSPRVTRLDAWVFEVGRARETLLDQMRTASLSGFGLEDAPAATAAAGAIVHYLRTTQRVELAHVRDISRRLSADALLIDPVTLRHLNVVEGVDGGRAGSLLDEIDRTATAMGGRLIRAWLVRPLVALARIQDRLDAVEDFAFHGTDRAKLRDLLKGIHDLERLVARAALGTVGPRDLVALAQSLTLLPRLRTILNDLQAPLVRSLLAEVDDLTDVRNTIDDTLVSEPPAVARDGGLIRDGVDAEIDELRGISRGGKTAIAAMEDAERTRTGINSLKIRYNRVFGYYIEITKAQLANAPPEYIRKQTIAGGERYITPALKEYEEKVLHADEHLVARELALFEALRLRVAAEAPRILDTARAVAALDVLSALAETASSGNYTKPQVHDADELSAVDARHPVVERHAAAAFVPNDVSLNGTTRQLVILTGPNMGGKSTFLRQTALLAVLAQMGSFVPARRAKLSIVDRIFARVGASDNIARGQSTFMVEMQETATILHMATSRSLVILDEIGRGTATFDGLSLAWAVAEHLATSDRARPKTIFATHYHELTDLADSVSGVANFHVAAREFKDDIVFLHKVIEGRSDRSYGIQVARLAGLPPAVVRRATEILKSLEQDELQRGGRPSLSGAPAPAQSQLGLFQSAPDTHPIVDRVKALDLERMTPIDALNLLAELKREADR, encoded by the coding sequence ATGACCGCAATGTTATACTCCACCGAGTCCTTCGGCCGTTTCCCCGTGACAACTTCACCTTCATCGCTCGCCGCCACACCGGCCATGCGTCAGTACCTTGACGCGAAGCGGCAGCATCGCGACGCGATCGTGCTGTTTCGCATGGGCGACTTCTACGAAATGTTCTTTGAAGACGCGATCACGGCCTCCCGGGTGCTGGAGCTGACGTTGACGTCGCGATCGAAGGATACGGCTGGGTCGGCCATTCCCATGTGCGGAATGCCCTACCACGCCGTGGATGGCTATTTGTCACGCCTGATCCGCAAGGGTTATCGGGTGGCCATCTGCGAGCAGGTGGAAGATCCCAAAAAGGCCAAAGGCCTTGTGAAGCGCGAAGTCACCAGAGTCGTGTCGCCCGGCACGTTCACCGACGCCGGGTATCTTGATGCGAGGGAACCGGCGTTTCTGGCGGCGGTGGCGCAGCAGGGGCCCGACCGGTACGGCGTGGCGTGCCTGGACGTCTCGACGGGCGAGTTCTCGGCCGCCGAATGGGTGGGGGCCGATGCCGCGCAGTCTGTCTCGGCCGAACTCGCCGTCCTGCGCCCCAAGGAACTGCTTGCCGCCGAAGGCGCCGATCTCGATCGACTGCTGTCACCACTGACCTCGCCGCGAGTGACCAGGCTTGACGCCTGGGTCTTTGAAGTCGGCCGCGCCCGGGAGACGCTCCTCGATCAGATGCGCACTGCATCACTGTCGGGGTTCGGACTTGAAGACGCGCCTGCGGCGACGGCGGCGGCCGGCGCCATCGTGCACTATCTCCGCACCACGCAGCGCGTGGAACTGGCGCATGTGCGAGACATCTCGCGGCGCCTGTCGGCTGACGCATTGCTGATCGATCCCGTCACGCTGCGCCACCTCAATGTGGTGGAAGGTGTGGATGGCGGCCGCGCAGGCTCGTTGCTGGACGAGATCGATCGCACGGCGACCGCGATGGGCGGACGTCTGATTCGTGCATGGCTCGTGCGACCGCTCGTCGCACTGGCGCGCATCCAGGATCGCCTTGACGCCGTGGAAGACTTTGCGTTTCACGGCACCGACCGCGCCAAGCTTCGGGACCTGCTCAAGGGCATTCACGATCTCGAGCGGCTTGTGGCACGAGCGGCGCTCGGCACCGTTGGGCCGCGCGACCTCGTGGCCCTGGCCCAGTCGTTGACGCTGCTGCCGCGGTTGCGGACAATCCTCAACGACCTGCAGGCGCCACTCGTGCGCAGCCTGCTGGCTGAAGTGGACGACCTGACGGACGTCCGCAACACCATCGACGACACGTTGGTATCGGAGCCGCCAGCCGTGGCTCGCGACGGCGGGCTCATCCGTGATGGCGTGGATGCCGAGATTGACGAACTGCGCGGCATCAGTCGCGGCGGCAAGACCGCGATTGCCGCCATGGAAGACGCCGAGCGTACGCGCACGGGGATCAACTCCCTCAAGATCCGCTACAACCGCGTCTTCGGCTACTACATCGAGATCACGAAGGCCCAGCTGGCCAACGCCCCGCCCGAGTACATCCGCAAGCAGACGATCGCCGGGGGCGAACGCTACATCACGCCGGCCCTCAAGGAGTACGAGGAAAAAGTCCTGCACGCCGACGAACATCTGGTGGCGCGTGAACTGGCGTTGTTTGAGGCGCTCCGACTGCGGGTGGCCGCCGAAGCACCGCGCATCCTCGATACCGCGCGCGCCGTGGCTGCACTCGACGTGCTGAGCGCCCTCGCCGAAACGGCGTCGTCGGGCAACTACACCAAGCCCCAGGTGCACGATGCCGATGAACTGTCGGCTGTTGATGCCCGGCATCCCGTGGTTGAACGCCACGCCGCCGCGGCCTTTGTGCCCAACGACGTCTCGCTCAACGGCACCACACGGCAGCTGGTCATCCTCACGGGGCCGAACATGGGCGGCAAGTCCACGTTCCTGCGGCAGACCGCCCTGCTTGCCGTGCTGGCGCAGATGGGGTCGTTTGTGCCGGCCCGCCGCGCCAAGCTGTCCATCGTGGACCGCATCTTCGCGCGCGTCGGCGCCTCCGACAACATTGCGCGCGGACAATCCACCTTCATGGTCGAGATGCAGGAGACCGCCACCATCCTGCACATGGCCACGTCGAGGAGCCTCGTCATCCTCGACGAAATTGGCCGCGGCACGGCCACCTTCGACGGCCTCAGTCTCGCCTGGGCGGTGGCCGAACACCTGGCCACCAGCGACCGCGCGCGACCGAAGACCATTTTCGCGACGCACTACCACGAGCTCACCGACCTTGCGGACTCCGTGTCCGGCGTCGCCAATTTTCACGTGGCCGCCCGCGAGTTCAAGGACGACATCGTCTTCCTGCACAAAGTCATCGAAGGCCGGTCGGACCGCTCCTACGGCATTCAGGTGGCGCGCCTGGCCGGTCTGCCACCCGCGGTGGTTCGCCGCGCCACCGAGATACTGAAATCGCTCGAACAGGACGAACTCCAGCGGGGCGGACGGCCGAGTCTCAGTGGCGCCCCTGCGCCAGCGCAAAGCCAGCTCGGCCTGTTCCAGTCGGCGCCCGACACCCACCCCATCGTCGACCGCGTCAAGGCACTCGATCTTGAACGGATGACGCCGATCGACGCGCTGAACCTGCTGGCCGAGCTCAAACGCGAGGCCGACCGGTGA
- a CDS encoding VWA domain-containing protein, with translation MRLAVCLLVVVQATFSVRTEMVVLPVTVTDTRGESVAGLTFTDFRVYDDGRLQPITLFRSGEVPLTVGLIVDHSQSMRSKLPAVNAAIAAFAVAGRADDELFVVGFNDRVLLQPLPDGKPFTSDAADLSAALDAATPAGMTALYDAVALGLRHLPAGRADRKALIVVTDGGDNASQLKYSQVRDLARASQAVIYGVGLTGARSQEENPEALKRLCRDSGGVAYFPATQADISKAVGDIARDLRTQYTIGFTPAANSARHGFRPVKVTAVSPVGAKLRVRTRAGYTTRSPQ, from the coding sequence ATGCGTCTCGCCGTTTGTTTGCTCGTTGTCGTGCAGGCGACCTTCTCCGTTCGCACGGAGATGGTCGTCCTGCCGGTGACGGTCACCGACACACGTGGAGAGAGTGTGGCGGGCCTGACCTTCACCGACTTTCGCGTGTACGACGACGGGCGGCTTCAGCCGATTACGCTGTTTCGCAGTGGTGAGGTCCCGCTGACCGTGGGCCTCATCGTTGATCACAGTCAGAGCATGCGCTCGAAATTGCCCGCCGTAAACGCCGCGATTGCGGCGTTTGCCGTGGCTGGTCGCGCCGATGACGAACTGTTTGTCGTCGGGTTCAACGACCGCGTGTTGTTGCAGCCACTGCCTGATGGAAAGCCGTTTACGAGCGATGCCGCGGATTTGTCGGCCGCGCTCGACGCGGCGACGCCGGCCGGGATGACAGCCCTGTATGACGCGGTCGCCCTGGGACTGCGGCACCTGCCCGCAGGCCGGGCTGACAGGAAGGCGCTGATCGTCGTGACCGACGGTGGCGACAATGCCAGCCAGCTCAAATACAGCCAGGTCCGTGATCTGGCTCGCGCCTCTCAGGCGGTCATCTACGGCGTCGGTCTCACCGGCGCGCGGTCCCAGGAGGAAAACCCCGAGGCACTCAAGCGGTTGTGCAGGGACAGCGGAGGAGTTGCCTATTTTCCGGCGACGCAGGCGGATATCTCGAAAGCGGTGGGGGACATCGCGCGTGACCTTCGCACGCAGTACACGATCGGTTTTACCCCGGCGGCCAACAGCGCTCGGCATGGGTTCCGCCCGGTCAAGGTGACGGCTGTGAGCCCCGTGGGGGCCAAGCTCCGGGTGCGGACTCGGGCGGGCTATACGACGAGGTCGCCACAATGA
- the rimI gene encoding ribosomal protein S18-alanine N-acetyltransferase — protein sequence MSPDTPTVVRRVLAGEPLDAIAHIQRQSFTNPWSADAIGWELRETDVARVYVLEAGGAAADGTPSTRAYCACWLIFDELHINSLAVAPEARRRGHARQLLGGVFRDAVAGGATSATLEVRRSNEAAIALYTGLGFQVEGVRPNYYQQPREDALILWHRALHLLAGQAG from the coding sequence ATGTCCCCTGACACTCCGACGGTCGTGCGGCGCGTACTGGCGGGCGAGCCGCTTGACGCGATCGCGCACATCCAGCGCCAGTCATTCACCAATCCGTGGAGCGCGGACGCGATCGGCTGGGAATTACGCGAAACCGACGTCGCACGTGTGTATGTGCTTGAAGCGGGTGGGGCGGCCGCCGATGGCACGCCGTCGACGCGTGCCTATTGCGCGTGCTGGCTGATTTTTGACGAACTCCATATCAACAGCCTGGCGGTGGCACCCGAGGCCAGGCGTCGGGGCCACGCGAGACAGCTGCTGGGCGGCGTGTTTCGGGATGCGGTCGCGGGCGGCGCCACGTCGGCCACTCTGGAAGTCCGGCGATCCAACGAAGCCGCGATCGCGCTCTACACAGGCCTGGGCTTCCAGGTGGAAGGAGTTCGGCCGAACTACTATCAGCAGCCAAGGGAGGATGCCCTGATTCTGTGGCATCGAGCGCTGCATTTGCTTGCCGGTCAGGCAGGGTGA
- a CDS encoding phosphatidylserine decarboxylase: MRIDRAAIPFVLIAAVPAVIVWLWWGALAAAPALLLPLATAAFFRDPDRAASQDPLLVLSPADGRVMYAGPAREEEAPAEGPWLQVTIFLSVLDVHINRTPVSGRVTRVDYQPGSFLPAYKRESFRNERSEIWFDHAGVPVVARQVVGLLARRVVCRLTPGQQVAAGARLGLMKFGSRMDVFVPPTARLEVIEKQTVRGGETVLARWPA; the protein is encoded by the coding sequence ATGCGCATCGACAGAGCCGCCATTCCGTTCGTCCTGATCGCTGCTGTGCCGGCGGTGATCGTCTGGCTGTGGTGGGGCGCGCTTGCGGCGGCGCCGGCGCTGCTCCTGCCGTTGGCGACAGCCGCATTTTTCCGTGACCCCGATCGCGCCGCTTCGCAGGATCCGTTGCTGGTGTTGTCGCCGGCGGACGGCAGGGTCATGTATGCCGGCCCCGCTCGCGAGGAGGAAGCGCCCGCCGAAGGCCCTTGGCTCCAGGTGACGATCTTCCTGTCGGTGCTCGACGTCCACATCAACCGCACGCCCGTCTCGGGACGTGTCACTCGTGTGGACTACCAGCCCGGAAGTTTTCTGCCGGCCTACAAGCGTGAATCCTTTCGCAACGAACGATCCGAAATCTGGTTCGATCACGCGGGCGTGCCGGTGGTGGCGCGCCAGGTGGTGGGCCTCCTCGCGCGCCGGGTCGTGTGCCGCCTGACCCCCGGCCAGCAGGTGGCTGCCGGAGCGCGGTTGGGCCTCATGAAGTTCGGATCGCGCATGGACGTGTTTGTGCCGCCCACTGCCCGGCTTGAAGTGATCGAGAAGCAGACCGTACGTGGGGGTGAGACCGTCCTGGCCCGTTGGCCAGCGTGA
- a CDS encoding class D sortase produces MTGLRRAARIAGTTAIALGLAALLYVGLVYAQARPSDMALLPDSPPSAPSELAPVGRPLVAGESLGQIHIPRLGLRADIREGEDESVLQSGVGHLADTPWMGQDGNVALAGHRDTVFRPLEGIQPGDVIEIATPGGTAAYSVDRVTIVSPDDLSVLEPTGGSTLTLITCHPFKYIGSAPNRFIVRAKRVIQ; encoded by the coding sequence ATGACGGGCCTCCGGCGCGCCGCCCGCATCGCCGGCACCACGGCTATCGCCCTGGGTCTGGCGGCGTTGCTCTACGTGGGCCTGGTCTACGCACAGGCGAGACCGTCAGATATGGCCCTGCTTCCCGACTCGCCGCCCTCAGCGCCGAGCGAACTTGCGCCCGTAGGCCGGCCTCTCGTGGCGGGTGAGTCGCTTGGTCAAATTCACATTCCGCGACTCGGCTTGAGGGCAGACATCCGTGAGGGCGAGGATGAGTCCGTGCTCCAAAGTGGCGTGGGGCACCTGGCCGACACGCCCTGGATGGGGCAGGACGGCAATGTGGCGCTGGCCGGCCACCGTGACACCGTGTTCCGCCCGCTCGAGGGCATTCAACCCGGTGATGTGATTGAGATCGCAACGCCCGGCGGCACAGCCGCGTACTCGGTGGATCGGGTGACGATTGTCTCGCCCGACGATTTGTCCGTGCTGGAACCCACCGGCGGCAGCACGCTCACCCTCATCACCTGCCACCCGTTCAAGTACATCGGATCCGCACCAAACCGATTCATCGTCAGGGCCAAGCGAGTCATTCAGTAG
- a CDS encoding YdcH family protein, with product MANAHDVPGSSAAAHAAPSTVDPRYQELTRQHHSLDERLHALSSLGHLSDAQHLEELTLKKRKLAIKDQIAALSAAQRR from the coding sequence ATGGCCAACGCTCATGATGTCCCAGGGTCTTCCGCTGCCGCACACGCGGCCCCCTCAACGGTAGACCCCCGCTACCAGGAACTCACCCGGCAACACCACTCACTCGACGAACGGTTACACGCGCTGTCGTCTCTGGGGCATCTCTCCGATGCCCAACACCTTGAAGAACTCACCCTGAAAAAACGCAAACTGGCGATCAAGGATCAGATCGCCGCGCTCTCTGCCGCACAGCGGCGCTGA
- a CDS encoding tetratricopeptide repeat protein, with the protein MKAGERHHLKTNEFAIRVARVTEVVATHRDRLVLGAILFVVLIVAIVGYSWFQGRKADQAGALLGAAMTTYDAPIVPAPTVPGATQQAGTFPTPTARAEAAVAAFQKIIDAYPSTSAGVAARYHHAAALMTLGRLADAEKGFQAAAAAAGGTIFEPMSKMGQAEALVASGQADKGVAIFEALAADRDGMLPVDGVLMQLGRAFEKAGKQAEARTTYKRVVDEFPDSQYVSQARQELVRLG; encoded by the coding sequence ATGAAGGCAGGAGAACGGCACCACCTGAAGACCAACGAGTTCGCCATCCGCGTTGCGCGGGTGACCGAGGTCGTCGCCACCCATCGTGATCGACTGGTGCTTGGCGCCATTCTCTTTGTGGTGCTCATCGTCGCCATCGTCGGGTACTCCTGGTTCCAGGGCCGGAAGGCCGACCAGGCCGGGGCGCTGCTTGGCGCGGCCATGACCACCTACGACGCGCCGATTGTGCCGGCGCCGACGGTGCCCGGTGCGACCCAGCAGGCGGGGACCTTCCCGACGCCGACCGCGCGAGCCGAAGCCGCGGTGGCCGCGTTCCAGAAGATCATCGACGCGTACCCGTCCACAAGCGCCGGCGTCGCCGCTCGGTATCATCACGCCGCAGCGCTGATGACACTTGGGCGCCTCGCCGATGCGGAAAAGGGATTCCAGGCGGCCGCCGCCGCCGCGGGCGGCACGATTTTCGAGCCGATGTCAAAAATGGGACAGGCCGAGGCCCTCGTGGCGAGCGGCCAGGCCGACAAAGGCGTCGCCATCTTTGAAGCTCTCGCCGCGGATCGCGACGGCATGTTGCCAGTGGACGGCGTCCTGATGCAGTTGGGCCGCGCGTTCGAAAAGGCCGGCAAACAAGCCGAGGCGCGGACGACCTACAAACGCGTGGTGGATGAGTTCCCCGACTCGCAGTACGTGTCGCAGGCCCGGCAGGAACTCGTCAGGCTCGGATAG
- the tsaB gene encoding tRNA (adenosine(37)-N6)-threonylcarbamoyltransferase complex dimerization subunit type 1 TsaB: MVVLALETVTPQGSVAVWRDGGITSRTGDATTPHAARFPSAWLDTLATAGVGLDDVNVLAVVSGPGSFTGVRIGMASAQGLALSRGWQVTAIPTLDAIAECWRVAHAGQPPRTVIACLDGLRSEVFVREFHFDGRLMHPLGEAAVMTPDEVRWTPHPGGVSLVGSGAARYASSWSGVSDDIGETSEAIAAGAARLAAGGGWPSAAPHALRPLYVRRPDVELARERGRSNVP; this comes from the coding sequence ATGGTCGTACTGGCGCTCGAAACTGTCACGCCGCAGGGGAGCGTGGCTGTCTGGCGCGATGGCGGCATCACATCGCGCACGGGCGACGCCACCACGCCGCACGCCGCGCGCTTTCCCTCGGCGTGGCTCGACACGCTGGCCACGGCGGGAGTCGGGCTCGACGACGTGAATGTGCTGGCGGTGGTGTCGGGCCCGGGGTCCTTTACCGGAGTGCGCATCGGCATGGCGAGTGCGCAGGGCCTTGCGCTGTCGCGGGGGTGGCAGGTCACCGCCATTCCGACGCTCGACGCAATCGCCGAGTGTTGGCGGGTGGCCCACGCCGGGCAACCGCCCCGCACGGTGATCGCATGTCTCGACGGCCTGCGGTCCGAGGTGTTTGTTCGCGAGTTTCATTTTGACGGCAGGCTTATGCATCCTCTGGGCGAGGCGGCGGTGATGACTCCGGACGAAGTGCGATGGACACCGCACCCCGGCGGCGTGTCGCTCGTGGGCAGCGGCGCCGCCCGCTACGCATCGTCATGGTCCGGCGTGAGCGATGACATTGGAGAGACATCCGAGGCGATCGCGGCCGGGGCTGCGAGGCTTGCGGCAGGCGGTGGATGGCCGTCGGCCGCGCCTCACGCGTTGCGGCCCCTCTACGTGCGCCGCCCGGATGTGGAATTGGCGCGCGAACGCGGCCGATCGAATGTCCCCTGA
- a CDS encoding TonB-dependent receptor, giving the protein MTAEVVVTATASPAPTAGVGRTVTVLTRADLERLGMTSIIDSLRLVAGVDPKARGGRDVQTDFSLRGATFGQSLVLIDGVRLNDSQSGHHNGEIPAPCSASIESRWSLAPPRRCMAQTRWEARFTSSRARPAHHRACHRRPARTGHRPVRQPRVVSCPTDGHCPAGEAEVTASCSIVILHWAAAACAASSAGR; this is encoded by the coding sequence GTGACCGCCGAGGTGGTGGTCACCGCCACCGCGTCGCCGGCGCCCACCGCGGGCGTGGGGCGCACGGTGACCGTACTTACGCGGGCTGACCTGGAGCGGCTCGGCATGACGTCAATCATCGACAGCCTCCGGTTGGTGGCGGGCGTCGATCCCAAGGCGCGCGGTGGCCGTGACGTGCAGACCGACTTCAGCCTGCGGGGCGCCACGTTCGGACAGTCGCTGGTCCTGATCGACGGCGTCCGGCTGAATGACAGCCAGAGCGGCCACCACAACGGCGAGATCCCGGCCCCCTGCTCGGCATCGATCGAATCGAGGTGGTCTTTGGCCCCGCCTCGGCGGTGCATGGCGCAGACGCGCTGGGAGGCACGCTTCACGTCGTCACGCGCACGACCCGCACACCACAGGGCTTGTCACCGCCGGCCAGCACGGACTGGTCACCGCCCAGTGCGTCAGCCTCGGGTGGTTTCATGCCCAACGGATGGACACTGTCCGGCTGGGGAGGCCGAAGTGACGGCTTCATGTTCGATCGTGATTTTGCATTGGGCGGCGGCAGCGTGCGCGGCCTCGTCGGCCGGGCGCTGA
- the speB gene encoding agmatinase yields MSFPVDYDHAHPLWFGGALPVTTGYDESAAIILPVPLDRTTSYVQGTRNGPRELILASAQVELWDEELGVDIHPRGIHTLPEMDLSHGSMEGAMARIHRTASAIMDSGKFLVTLGGEHSITPPLVAAAAARHPGLTVLQIDAHADLRDGYMGEHNSHASAMRRSLESAPVVQVGIRNISKEEAEAVPSLQTTIFYDWNMRDDPDWMSRVLDALTGPVYLTIDLDGLEPGLMPAVGTPEPGGLAWRELMTLLRRVFTERDVVACDVVELCPIPGVWSPNFVAARLVYKLITYKLALPRT; encoded by the coding sequence ATGTCCTTCCCTGTTGACTACGATCACGCTCACCCCCTCTGGTTCGGAGGCGCCCTCCCGGTCACCACCGGTTACGACGAGTCGGCGGCGATCATTCTCCCCGTCCCTCTCGATCGCACGACCTCATACGTGCAGGGCACCCGCAACGGTCCCAGGGAACTCATCCTGGCGTCGGCCCAGGTGGAGTTGTGGGACGAAGAGCTTGGCGTGGATATTCACCCCCGCGGCATTCACACGCTGCCCGAGATGGATCTTTCCCATGGATCGATGGAAGGCGCGATGGCACGCATCCACCGCACGGCCAGCGCCATCATGGATTCGGGCAAGTTCCTGGTCACGCTCGGCGGCGAGCATTCGATCACGCCGCCGCTGGTGGCCGCTGCGGCCGCGCGGCATCCCGGCCTCACGGTGCTCCAGATTGACGCCCACGCGGACCTGCGGGACGGCTATATGGGCGAACACAACAGCCACGCGTCAGCCATGCGCCGGTCGCTGGAGTCCGCTCCCGTGGTGCAGGTCGGCATCCGCAACATTTCGAAAGAGGAAGCCGAAGCGGTGCCGTCGCTGCAGACCACGATCTTCTACGACTGGAATATGCGCGACGACCCCGACTGGATGTCGCGAGTGCTTGATGCCCTCACGGGCCCGGTGTACCTGACCATCGACCTCGATGGTCTGGAGCCTGGGCTGATGCCCGCCGTGGGCACGCCGGAGCCTGGTGGGCTTGCGTGGCGTGAACTGATGACACTGTTGCGTCGCGTCTTCACCGAGCGCGACGTGGTGGCATGCGATGTGGTGGAACTCTGCCCCATCCCCGGGGTATGGTCGCCGAACTTCGTTGCCGCTCGCCTGGTCTACAAGCTCATCACGTACAAGCTCGCCCTCCCGAGGACTTAG
- a CDS encoding ABC transporter substrate-binding protein, producing the protein MIRRSRSLARVATALVAACAALSGCQAETPRPTDVIVVAMTNSPTNFDPAVGLDEASQKIHQLLFSSLMRIDDTLRVVPDLAVRLDWPDPLTYIAELPTGVRFHDGSELTAEDVAFTFRRFLDPAFVSGRKGAYRGLKSVDVIDATHVAFRLHQPAASFPINLVMGIVPEGTGAAAARAPVGSGPYQLGEFVPDDRTTLRPFDGYYRGKPANAGLVLRVVPDETMRGLELRKGSVDLVVNDLSPDIIDGLRKEPHLRVSTAPGTDFAYLGFNLRDPLLQDRRLRMAVGYAIDLNAIVDFLRRGLASTAVGIVPPMSWAYDNTAFRFTRDLDRARALLDEAGYRDPDGDGPLPRLRLSLKTSTAEAYRLQAAVIQQNLAEVGIALDLRSYEFATLFSDVIRGNVQLYTLQWVGVTDPDMLRRVFHSSQIPPGGFNRGYYKNTDVDRLIDAASSALAEEDRRQLYGQAQRQIAEDAPYISLWYKTNVAVAHERLTGIALSPTAEFTFLQHVGISAGVVRP; encoded by the coding sequence GTGATTCGCCGCAGCCGCTCTCTCGCTCGCGTCGCCACCGCGCTTGTGGCCGCATGCGCGGCTCTTTCCGGATGCCAGGCGGAAACGCCGCGTCCCACCGACGTGATTGTCGTGGCGATGACCAACTCGCCCACCAATTTTGATCCCGCTGTCGGCCTCGACGAGGCGTCGCAGAAGATTCATCAGCTGCTGTTCAGTTCGCTGATGCGCATCGACGACACCCTGCGCGTAGTGCCCGACCTGGCCGTGCGGCTCGACTGGCCCGACCCGCTCACCTACATCGCCGAACTCCCCACCGGCGTGCGGTTTCACGACGGCAGTGAGCTGACCGCCGAGGATGTGGCGTTTACCTTCCGGCGGTTTCTGGACCCGGCCTTCGTCTCGGGCCGCAAGGGCGCGTATCGCGGACTCAAATCGGTGGACGTCATCGACGCGACTCATGTGGCATTCCGGCTCCACCAACCTGCCGCCTCGTTTCCCATCAACCTGGTGATGGGCATCGTGCCCGAAGGCACCGGCGCCGCTGCTGCCAGAGCACCGGTTGGCAGTGGTCCGTATCAGCTGGGCGAATTTGTGCCCGATGACCGGACGACACTCCGGCCATTCGACGGGTACTACCGCGGCAAACCCGCGAACGCCGGCCTGGTGCTGCGAGTGGTGCCCGACGAAACCATGCGCGGGCTCGAACTGCGCAAAGGCTCCGTGGACCTGGTCGTGAACGACCTGTCTCCGGACATCATCGACGGCCTCCGGAAGGAGCCGCACCTGCGCGTGAGCACCGCTCCGGGGACGGATTTCGCCTACCTGGGTTTCAACCTGCGCGATCCGCTCCTGCAGGACCGACGGCTTCGAATGGCGGTCGGGTATGCCATCGACCTCAACGCCATCGTGGACTTCCTCAGGCGCGGCCTCGCCAGCACTGCGGTTGGCATCGTGCCGCCGATGTCATGGGCGTATGACAACACGGCGTTCCGGTTCACTCGCGACCTGGACCGCGCCAGAGCACTGCTTGACGAAGCGGGCTATCGCGACCCCGACGGGGATGGTCCACTGCCCCGCCTCCGGCTCAGCCTCAAGACGTCCACCGCCGAGGCCTACCGGTTGCAGGCGGCCGTCATCCAGCAGAATCTGGCCGAGGTGGGGATCGCCCTCGACCTTCGCTCGTACGAGTTCGCCACGTTGTTCTCGGATGTCATCCGCGGCAACGTGCAGCTCTACACCCTGCAATGGGTGGGCGTCACCGATCCCGACATGCTGCGGCGCGTCTTTCATTCATCGCAGATTCCCCCGGGTGGTTTCAACCGGGGGTATTACAAGAACACCGATGTGGATCGCCTGATTGATGCGGCGAGTTCCGCGCTCGCTGAAGAAGATCGTCGCCAGCTGTACGGGCAGGCTCAACGGCAGATCGCCGAAGATGCGCCCTATATCAGCCTCTGGTACAAGACCAATGTTGCGGTGGCGCACGAGCGCCTGACCGGCATCGCGCTGTCTCCCACTGCTGAGTTCACGTTTCTCCAACACGTCGGCATATCGGCCGGCGTCGTCCGTCCCTGA